From one Pieris brassicae chromosome 5, ilPieBrab1.1, whole genome shotgun sequence genomic stretch:
- the LOC123710219 gene encoding geminin-like, with the protein MPRTTRRSFKTLQHAATDTENLVGRPSKNLKHQLSQETLIDVEVKRKNIATKEVQVDIKDKVSVDDLTNPDGASEKYWEILAEKRQQALHEALDENEKLRKIIEDLKEENSQYIKMLEEANSFVEVIKEELANCSNNDTGIDVNDISTADEAADETQDSTEETKTE; encoded by the exons ATGCCGCGAACAACAAGAAGATCCTTTAAAACTCTGCAGCATGCCGCTACAGACACGGAAAATTTAGTTGGCAGACcttctaaaaatttaaaacaccaACTATCTCAAGAGACCCTCat agatGTTGAAGTAAAAAGAAAGAATATAGCTACTAAGGAGGTGCAAGTAGATATTAAAGACAAAGTATCAGTTGATGATCTTACTAACCCTGATGGGGCTTCTGAAAAATATTGGGAAATTTTAGCAGAAAAGCGgca acaAGCATTACATGAAGCTTTAGATGAAAATGAGaagttaagaaaaattattgaGGACTTAAAAGAAGAAAACTCTCAATATATAAAGATGTTGGAAGAAGCCAATAGCTTTGTTGAAGTTATAAAG GAAGAGCTCGCTAATTGTAGCAACAATGACACTGGCATTGATGTAAATGATATCAGTACAGCCGATGAAGCAGCAGATGAGACACAGGACAGTACTGAAGAAACAAAGACTGAATAA
- the LOC123710218 gene encoding uncharacterized protein LOC123710218 translates to MLKMNSIKDQDNADTISIDTLALEEILEDERAQEISELNSLSDKVCYLHTNLLYYRNPKSKMGSTCYEAWRTLVKKVGGSPNAWKDLGFALGVNQGDLDYISHSVKDDPADIILKVYMQNESATLDKVLDALIKMKRYDILKAVEDPLCNLAQCFVKDDSGYQSNSDTGKREIISLTKNVPNDLPPALSKKYVKNAEKPKQPSLKPSTRADVNKSTVEATLFLTYTEDGLDTAINIQHYVNNWNEFSGITVLTLNGKREEVVQNPEKFIREYFEKAHFIVPIITTGYLSRIKSYTPLEPTTDDNLDFKYVNFIYNLIVNYYIHASGCINEKVRSVLPQNVNVDVLRDISMYPDLMPWTYETNFDEHFKAFLKNLSL, encoded by the exons ATGCTCAAGAT gAACTCAATTAAAGATCAGGATAATGCCGACACAATCAGTATCGACACATTGGCACTCGAAGAGATTCTTGAAGACGAAAGGGCTCAGGAAATATCAGAATTGAATAGTTTAAGTGACAAAGTGTGCTATCTTCACACAAACCTGTTGTACTATAGAAACCCTAAGTCTAAGATGGGTTCAACATGTTATGAAGCATGGAGGACACTTGTGAAAAAAGTGGGTGGTTCACCTAATGCATGGAAAGATTTGGGATTTGCTTTAGGCGTCAATCAAGGAGACTTAGAT taCATATCACATTCTGTTAAAGATGATCCAGCTGACATAATTCTTAAAGTCTACATGCAAAATGAATCTGCAACTCTAGATAAAGTATTAGatgcattaataaaaatgaagagATATGATATCCTAAAAGCAGTTGAAGATCCATTGTGTAATTTGGCACAGTGTTTTGTAAAAGATGATAGTGGATATCAAAGTAATAGTGATACTGGAAAAAGAGAAATTATTAGCTTGACAAAAAATGTTCCTAACGATTTGCCACCAGCTTTAAGCaagaaatatgttaaaaatgcTGAAAAGCCAAAACAACCATCCCTCAAGCCTTCAACAAGGGCtgatgtaaataaaagtacaGTTGAGGCAACATTATTTCTTACATATACAGAAGATGGTTTAGATACAGCcattaatattcaacattatgttaataacTGGAATGAGTTTTCTGGAATTACagtattaacattaaatgGTAAACGCGAAGAGGTTGTACAAAATCCAGAAAAGTTTATAAGAGAGTATTTTGAAAag GCTCACTTTATAGTTCCAATAATAACAACAGGGTATTTAAGTAGAATTAAATCATACACTCCTTTGGAACCAACTACTGAtgataatttagattttaaatatgtgaactttatatacaatttaatagtCAATTACTATATACATGCCTCTGGGTGTATCAATGAAAAAGTAAGGAGTGTTCTGCCACAAAATGTTAATGTTGATGTATTGAGAGACATATCTATGTATCCAGACTTAATGCCTTGGACTTATGAAACTAATTTTGATGAACACTTTAaggcatttttaaaaaacctCTCTTTGTGA